A part of Geothrix oryzae genomic DNA contains:
- the nadA gene encoding quinolinate synthase NadA: MDLTAPYVPDLESIPAGIDLPAEIRRLKAERRAVLLAHYYQEPEIQDLADFVGDSLQLSQQAAKADAEVIAFCGVHFMAETAKILNPGKTVVIPDMDAGCSLADRCPADYFEQWLKQYPDHDVVSYINCSAGVKALSTVICTSSNAVRVVESLPRDRKIVFAPDRHLGKWVMKQTGRDMVLFPGFCIVHEQFTAKRLAALKAQHPEAKLIAHPECDATVSQLADFVGSTAALLNFVAKDSARAFIVATEAGILHQMRQRRPDAELIPAPADSGCNCSLCPYMKLNSLEKLYLCLRDLKPEIRLDESVRVKALKPLERMLALG; this comes from the coding sequence ATGGACCTGACCGCCCCCTATGTCCCCGACCTCGAAAGCATCCCCGCGGGGATCGATCTGCCCGCCGAGATCCGGCGGCTGAAGGCCGAGCGCCGGGCGGTACTCCTGGCCCACTACTACCAGGAGCCCGAGATCCAGGACCTGGCGGACTTTGTGGGCGACAGCCTCCAGCTCAGCCAGCAGGCCGCCAAGGCCGATGCCGAGGTCATCGCCTTCTGCGGTGTCCACTTCATGGCCGAGACCGCCAAGATCCTCAACCCTGGCAAGACCGTGGTGATCCCCGACATGGACGCCGGCTGCAGCCTGGCGGACCGCTGCCCAGCGGACTACTTCGAACAATGGCTGAAGCAGTACCCCGATCACGATGTGGTGAGCTACATCAACTGCTCGGCAGGTGTGAAGGCCCTCAGCACCGTCATCTGCACAAGCAGCAACGCCGTGCGCGTGGTGGAGAGCCTGCCGAGGGACCGCAAGATCGTCTTCGCCCCGGACCGCCACCTGGGCAAGTGGGTCATGAAGCAGACCGGCCGGGACATGGTCCTGTTCCCGGGCTTCTGCATCGTGCATGAGCAGTTCACGGCCAAGCGCCTGGCGGCCCTCAAGGCCCAGCACCCCGAGGCCAAGCTCATCGCCCACCCCGAGTGCGATGCCACGGTCAGCCAGCTGGCGGACTTCGTGGGCAGCACGGCGGCCCTGCTCAACTTCGTGGCCAAGGACAGCGCCCGGGCCTTCATCGTGGCCACCGAGGCGGGCATTCTCCACCAGATGCGCCAGCGGCGGCCCGACGCGGAATTGATCCCCGCCCCGGCAGACAGCGGCTGCAACTGCAGCCTCTGCCCCTACATGAAGCTCAACAGCCTCGAGAAGCTCTACCTCTGCCTGCGCGACCTCAAGCCTGAGATCCGCCTGGACGAATCCGTGCGGGTGAAGGCCCTGAAGCCCCTGGAGCGGATGCTGGCCCTCGGCTGA
- a CDS encoding sensor histidine kinase: MHHHRTSRYRALHPSLGPSRWQRLQQRSGIALLVLAGLVLGALLIAVPRYYRLDQVDKGRQAYMEAHWVDFEAVERHWKSLPVLQSIRTGDEPDVRRFLADQPLVVALLDRFEERNLWIRDGQKLARPKDPALVQQYLGWMAHAETAQRFEWNPPREQDPDFGKVATVVLLSDRWLVIKRWRPGAPEVERELGIALAPHRTLRMGLARESDLERGDLKLQPWGAEPNLQADPQRIATLPLGTATKTNAFGDGWNLGGVGFDAEQKAFRRKLKHQYWMISGISALVGAAILLGLWLRHRTRRKAVLDGDRLASMTHSLKTPLAILKFRCDSLRLGRLSPDRADEELLKIGEEVDHLTTIIETGLRVIRGGGASGPPGQATPAWFEEVVDDLRPGFELEGRLLDLRLAEASGRAPLSSLRSAVLTLVENALGHGKGRVTLETWRARRRFCIRVTDEGEGLEPHQLKALGKPFQRLRTQGREGFLREGQGLGLSLLVQVAEQEGWGLTFSSGPGEGFSALLEIRAS; encoded by the coding sequence ATGCACCACCACCGCACCTCCCGCTACCGAGCCCTCCATCCCAGCCTGGGGCCCTCCCGCTGGCAGCGCCTCCAGCAGCGCAGCGGCATCGCCCTGCTCGTCCTGGCGGGGCTGGTCCTGGGGGCCCTGCTGATCGCCGTGCCCCGGTACTACCGCCTGGATCAGGTCGACAAGGGTCGCCAAGCCTACATGGAAGCCCACTGGGTGGATTTCGAGGCCGTCGAACGCCACTGGAAGAGCCTGCCGGTGCTCCAGAGCATCCGAACGGGCGACGAGCCGGATGTGCGGCGGTTCCTGGCGGACCAGCCCCTGGTGGTGGCCCTCCTGGACCGCTTCGAGGAACGCAACCTCTGGATCCGCGATGGGCAGAAGCTCGCCCGGCCCAAGGACCCCGCCCTGGTGCAGCAGTACCTGGGCTGGATGGCCCACGCGGAAACGGCGCAGCGCTTCGAGTGGAATCCCCCCCGCGAGCAGGATCCGGACTTCGGGAAGGTGGCCACGGTGGTCCTGCTCTCGGACCGCTGGCTGGTCATCAAGCGCTGGCGACCCGGGGCGCCGGAAGTGGAGCGGGAACTGGGCATCGCCCTGGCGCCCCACCGGACCCTGCGCATGGGCCTGGCCCGGGAAAGCGACCTCGAGCGGGGCGACCTGAAGCTCCAGCCCTGGGGCGCCGAGCCCAACCTCCAGGCCGACCCCCAGCGCATCGCCACCCTGCCCCTGGGCACCGCCACCAAGACCAATGCCTTCGGCGATGGCTGGAACCTGGGGGGCGTCGGCTTCGACGCCGAGCAGAAGGCCTTCCGGAGGAAGCTGAAGCACCAGTACTGGATGATCTCGGGAATCTCCGCCCTGGTGGGCGCGGCCATCCTCCTGGGCCTCTGGCTGCGCCACCGCACCCGGCGCAAGGCCGTGCTGGATGGGGATCGCCTCGCCTCCATGACCCACAGCCTCAAGACGCCCCTCGCCATCCTCAAGTTCCGCTGCGACTCCCTGCGCCTGGGCCGGCTCAGCCCGGACCGCGCCGACGAGGAGCTGCTGAAGATCGGCGAAGAGGTGGACCACCTCACCACCATCATCGAAACCGGCCTGCGGGTGATTCGGGGCGGCGGGGCCTCCGGCCCCCCGGGGCAGGCCACCCCCGCCTGGTTCGAGGAGGTCGTCGATGACCTGCGGCCCGGGTTCGAGCTGGAGGGGCGCCTTCTGGACCTCCGCCTGGCGGAGGCCAGCGGCCGGGCCCCCCTCTCCTCCCTGCGTTCGGCGGTGCTCACCCTGGTGGAGAACGCCCTGGGCCACGGCAAGGGCCGCGTCACCCTGGAGACCTGGCGCGCCCGGCGTCGCTTCTGCATCCGGGTGACCGACGAGGGCGAAGGCCTGGAGCCCCATCAGTTGAAGGCCCTCGGCAAGCCCTTCCAGCGCCTCCGCACCCAGGGGAGGGAGGGCTTTCTGCGGGAAGGCCAGGGGTTGGGCCTGAGCCTGCTGGTCCAGGTGGCCGAACAGGAGGGCTGGGGCCTCACCTTCTCCTCGGGACCGGGCGAGGGGTTCTCGGCCCTCCTGGAGATCCGGGCCAGCTGA
- a CDS encoding response regulator transcription factor: protein MTHILVVEDEPSLCQLLVNNLGFEGYSVEAVGDGLPALAAHAAHRADLIVLDLMLPQLDGFEVLRILREGKDEVPVLMLTARGEETDRVQGLSLGADDYLVKPFSVLELMARVKAILRRTRPLDRPPLLRSGPFRFDLPRLDARRDGKPLELTPREFRLLEILITHAGRTHSRKELLQLAWERDARPSARTVDVHIANLRRKLGEEQGAPWIATVGGEGYRWVTPVATEPGEGPSGK, encoded by the coding sequence GTGACCCACATCCTCGTGGTGGAGGACGAGCCCTCCCTCTGCCAGCTCCTCGTCAACAATCTGGGCTTCGAAGGCTATTCCGTCGAGGCGGTGGGCGATGGCCTGCCCGCCCTGGCGGCCCACGCGGCCCACCGGGCGGATCTCATCGTGCTGGACCTGATGCTGCCCCAGCTCGATGGCTTCGAGGTCCTCCGGATCCTACGGGAGGGCAAGGACGAGGTGCCGGTCCTCATGCTCACCGCCCGGGGGGAGGAGACGGACCGGGTGCAGGGCCTGAGCCTGGGGGCCGACGACTACCTGGTGAAGCCCTTCTCGGTGCTCGAGCTCATGGCCCGCGTGAAGGCCATCCTCCGCCGGACCCGTCCGCTGGACCGCCCGCCCCTGCTGCGGTCGGGGCCCTTCCGCTTCGACCTCCCGCGCCTGGACGCCCGGCGGGACGGGAAGCCGCTGGAGCTCACGCCCCGGGAATTCCGTCTGCTGGAGATCCTCATCACCCACGCCGGCCGGACCCACAGCCGCAAGGAGCTGCTGCAGCTGGCCTGGGAGCGGGACGCCCGGCCCAGCGCCCGCACCGTGGATGTCCACATCGCCAACCTGCGCCGCAAGCTGGGCGAGGAACAGGGCGCCCCCTGGATCGCCACCGTGGGCGGCGAGGGCTACCGCTGGGTCACGCCGGTGGCCACGGAACCCGGAGAAGGTCCGTCCGGCAAGTAG
- a CDS encoding class II 3-deoxy-7-phosphoheptulonate synthase — protein MIPWNPHSWQRFPAMQQPTYTDPSELEGVLARLRRMPPLVVPQEVDRLRGLLAEAAAGRRFLLQGGDCAEQFKDCLPEAIEGKLRVLLQMSVALTHGGRKPVVRVGRIAGQFAKPRSKPTELVRGRELPSYRGDLINGLEADEAARRPDPGRMLEAYFHASATLNHLRALTAGGFADLHHPERWELPGGTGEVPAYRRTLDQVRESLDFLEALGGVQREVLERIDFFTSHEALLLPYEEALTRWIGEASAYYNLGAHTLWVGERTRQLDGAHLEYLRGIRNPIGVKVGPSATPDHLVALLDHLDPQREPGRITLISRFGATKIQAALPPLLKAVQGTDHPVLWSCDPMHGNGAESATGLKTRDFGAILSELRQAFEIHRAAGSHLGGVHIELTGEAVTECTGGSEGLSEADLAKAYETGCDPRLNGTQSLEMAFLIAAMMRG, from the coding sequence ATGATCCCCTGGAATCCCCATAGCTGGCAGCGCTTCCCCGCGATGCAGCAGCCGACCTACACCGACCCTTCGGAACTCGAAGGCGTGCTCGCGCGCCTTCGCCGCATGCCCCCCCTGGTGGTGCCCCAGGAGGTGGACCGGCTCCGCGGCCTGCTGGCCGAGGCCGCGGCGGGCCGACGCTTCCTGCTCCAGGGCGGCGACTGCGCCGAGCAGTTCAAGGACTGCCTCCCCGAGGCCATCGAAGGCAAGCTGCGGGTGCTGCTCCAGATGTCGGTGGCCCTCACCCATGGCGGGCGCAAGCCCGTGGTGCGGGTGGGCCGCATCGCCGGCCAGTTCGCCAAGCCCCGCAGCAAGCCCACCGAGCTGGTGCGCGGCCGCGAGCTGCCCAGCTACCGGGGCGACCTCATCAACGGCCTGGAGGCCGACGAGGCGGCCCGGCGGCCCGACCCGGGCCGCATGCTCGAGGCCTACTTCCACGCCTCCGCCACGCTGAACCATCTGCGGGCCCTCACGGCGGGGGGCTTTGCGGACCTGCACCACCCCGAGCGCTGGGAGCTGCCGGGCGGCACCGGCGAGGTGCCCGCCTACCGCCGCACCCTCGACCAGGTGCGCGAATCCCTCGATTTCCTGGAGGCCCTGGGCGGCGTGCAGCGGGAGGTGCTGGAGCGCATCGACTTCTTCACCAGCCATGAGGCCCTGCTGCTGCCCTATGAGGAGGCCCTCACCCGCTGGATCGGGGAGGCCTCCGCCTACTACAACCTCGGCGCCCACACGCTCTGGGTGGGCGAGCGCACCCGCCAGCTGGACGGCGCGCATCTGGAATACCTGCGGGGCATCCGCAACCCCATCGGCGTGAAGGTGGGACCCAGCGCCACGCCGGACCACCTGGTGGCGCTCCTGGATCACCTCGATCCCCAGCGGGAGCCCGGCCGCATCACCCTCATCTCGCGCTTCGGCGCGACGAAGATCCAGGCGGCCCTCCCCCCCCTGCTGAAAGCGGTCCAGGGCACGGATCACCCCGTGCTGTGGAGCTGCGACCCCATGCACGGCAACGGCGCCGAGAGCGCCACGGGACTGAAGACGAGGGACTTCGGCGCCATCCTCTCGGAGCTCCGTCAGGCCTTCGAGATCCACCGGGCCGCCGGCTCGCACCTGGGCGGCGTCCACATCGAGCTCACGGGCGAGGCCGTCACCGAGTGTACCGGCGGCAGCGAGGGGCTGTCCGAAGCCGACCTCGCCAAAGCCTACGAAACGGGCTGCGATCCCCGCCTCAACGGCACGCAGAGCCTCGAGATGGCCTTCCTCATCGCCGCGATGATGCGGGGCTGA
- a CDS encoding serine hydrolase domain-containing protein, with protein MRHALISLCLLAFAACGGGGTSATPLAPASAGDPWGAATAAIQAAQPQFPAGLCVEVATPAGVVYSRSFGGFTNQDSVLVASGSKWVSSTVILRLVNAGAFAHGLDTQAKELLVDANGKPWTGNMGDITLRQLLSFTSGISGDDAASDNLFITLDEAVRQIYADFAATASRPGSYFYYGSTHLRIAARMAEVATGKSWSQLFAEQLHDPMGWAGTSIYSNNGPNPNPAGGLKCTGLEYMRFLMMQLRNGMDGTHLFLPSPLIVAQRTDGYGPATTLAYSPFQEAAGWTYHYALGNWLETSDGTGTGTVVRYSSTGTFGWGPWVAADGKYGAIIMTKQAQGLILPTEQLKAQLDPLIRTALAQNPPVIRAVP; from the coding sequence ATGCGGCACGCCCTGATCAGCCTTTGCCTCTTGGCATTCGCCGCTTGCGGCGGTGGCGGAACCTCCGCTACGCCCCTGGCCCCCGCCTCGGCGGGGGATCCTTGGGGGGCCGCCACCGCAGCCATCCAGGCCGCCCAACCCCAATTTCCCGCCGGACTCTGCGTGGAGGTCGCGACCCCTGCGGGCGTCGTGTATTCCCGCAGCTTCGGCGGGTTCACCAACCAGGACTCGGTGCTGGTCGCCTCCGGTTCCAAGTGGGTCAGCAGCACCGTCATCCTGCGCCTCGTGAATGCCGGCGCCTTCGCCCATGGCCTTGACACCCAGGCCAAGGAGCTCCTGGTCGACGCCAACGGGAAGCCCTGGACCGGAAACATGGGCGACATCACCCTGCGGCAGCTGCTCAGCTTCACCTCCGGCATCAGTGGGGACGACGCGGCTTCCGACAACCTGTTCATCACTCTCGACGAGGCCGTGCGGCAGATCTATGCCGATTTCGCCGCCACCGCCTCCCGGCCGGGCAGCTATTTCTACTACGGCAGCACTCACCTGCGCATCGCCGCACGCATGGCCGAAGTCGCCACTGGCAAGTCCTGGTCGCAGCTCTTCGCCGAGCAGCTCCACGACCCCATGGGCTGGGCGGGGACCAGCATCTACAGCAACAACGGCCCCAATCCGAATCCGGCGGGCGGGCTGAAGTGCACGGGCCTGGAATACATGCGGTTCCTGATGATGCAGCTGCGCAATGGGATGGACGGAACGCACCTCTTCCTTCCCTCACCGCTGATCGTGGCCCAGCGCACCGACGGGTACGGTCCCGCCACCACGCTGGCCTACAGCCCCTTCCAGGAGGCGGCGGGATGGACCTACCACTACGCCCTCGGCAACTGGCTGGAGACCAGCGATGGCACCGGCACTGGCACCGTCGTCCGCTACTCCAGCACCGGCACCTTCGGTTGGGGCCCCTGGGTGGCTGCGGACGGGAAGTACGGCGCGATCATCATGACCAAGCAGGCTCAGGGGCTAATCCTCCCCACCGAGCAACTCAAGGCCCAGCTAGACCCGCTCATCCGCACGGCCCTGGCGCAGAATCCGCCTGTGATCCGCGCCGTGCCCTGA
- a CDS encoding acyl-CoA thioesterase, with amino-acid sequence MPFSHPIEVRFSDLDAMGHVNNAVVVSFMEQARFQWWRTFLGGRKFQEEGFLIARAEVDYRMPILLGDDVRVELHCTKVGNSSFELSYRLTKGLDGELFAEGKTVQVMLDFATQRPKPLAPATREWLAAQD; translated from the coding sequence ATGCCCTTTTCCCATCCCATCGAGGTGCGGTTCAGCGACCTGGACGCCATGGGCCATGTGAACAACGCCGTGGTGGTGAGCTTCATGGAGCAGGCGCGGTTCCAGTGGTGGCGCACCTTCCTGGGGGGGCGCAAGTTCCAGGAGGAGGGCTTCCTCATCGCCCGGGCCGAGGTGGACTACCGCATGCCCATCCTGCTGGGCGACGATGTCCGGGTGGAATTGCACTGCACCAAGGTGGGGAACAGCTCCTTTGAATTGAGCTACCGCCTCACCAAGGGACTCGATGGCGAGCTGTTCGCCGAAGGGAAGACCGTCCAGGTGATGCTGGACTTCGCCACCCAGCGTCCCAAGCCCCTGGCGCCCGCCACCCGCGAGTGGCTGGCGGCGCAGGACTGA
- a CDS encoding thiol-disulfide oxidoreductase DCC family protein codes for MPAPLLLAYDPACTLCCRMALWLARRDRRGALLVVSLKDPELRILGAELAGRPLEREIHGLDLGTRQVWAGADLLHPIARRLPGWRWIAPVFTLPGLPRLLNRIYLRWAAWRFRRTGRPPFA; via the coding sequence ATGCCCGCGCCCCTGCTCCTCGCCTACGATCCCGCCTGCACCCTCTGCTGCCGCATGGCCCTGTGGCTGGCCCGACGGGACCGGCGGGGAGCCCTGCTGGTGGTGTCGCTGAAGGACCCCGAGCTGCGGATCCTGGGGGCCGAGCTGGCCGGGCGCCCCCTGGAGCGGGAGATCCACGGCCTCGACCTGGGCACGCGGCAGGTCTGGGCCGGGGCCGACCTGCTCCACCCCATCGCCCGGCGCCTGCCGGGCTGGCGCTGGATCGCCCCGGTGTTCACCCTCCCCGGCCTGCCCCGGCTGCTGAACCGGATCTACCTGCGCTGGGCCGCCTGGCGCTTCCGCCGAACAGGAAGGCCGCCCTTCGCGTAG
- a CDS encoding CPBP family intramembrane glutamic endopeptidase, translating into MTSDRRAPWDPDRRWADPLIALLALLAMLAVGFTLRVRTSALRRPAERASLQGRMLEAVLAGPHLLTGAKIAPKAWTQAQHQLKEPWDRALLAVLMAELGEADQSDQARRLAAAPTGEAAKPFQGAFAAAYGTGPLPDRASREGIRRRMGSGYAAALLEARLLDREAPGTGAALRAEARSALLTRLGGLGALGLMVFLLGAGGLAMGLYLWSVRKQPPARPLPAWELSDRAAILILLVWFLAFFVAGNLAALLLLPWPSLRWAAVPLGTLLHAGVGVRLLCAAEGLRFRELWQRVAPGPVLKNLGWAAAFLALAVTLVLAVTLLSAPILKPDQNPQRDLQELLRGLSGWGPALTMFAVVAGLAPLFEELLFRGFLLPVLARRGRVGMALLVSALVFGAIHLQPTGLPTLATLGLVLGLALRHTGSLWPPILVHACWNGGIFLLMRALA; encoded by the coding sequence ATGACCTCCGACCGCCGCGCCCCCTGGGATCCCGACCGCCGCTGGGCCGATCCCCTGATCGCCCTCCTGGCCCTCCTCGCCATGCTGGCCGTGGGGTTCACGCTGCGGGTGCGGACGAGCGCCCTGCGCCGCCCCGCAGAGCGGGCCAGCCTCCAGGGCCGGATGCTGGAAGCGGTCCTGGCGGGCCCCCACCTCCTGACCGGCGCCAAGATCGCCCCCAAGGCCTGGACCCAGGCTCAGCATCAGCTCAAGGAGCCCTGGGACCGGGCCCTGCTCGCCGTACTCATGGCCGAACTGGGCGAGGCGGACCAGTCGGACCAGGCCCGCCGGCTGGCGGCCGCCCCCACCGGCGAGGCGGCCAAGCCCTTCCAGGGCGCCTTTGCCGCGGCCTATGGGACCGGCCCCCTGCCGGACCGCGCCAGCCGCGAAGGGATCCGGCGCCGCATGGGAAGCGGCTATGCAGCCGCACTGCTGGAAGCGAGGCTGCTGGATCGGGAAGCCCCCGGCACGGGCGCCGCGCTGCGGGCCGAGGCCCGGAGCGCCCTGCTGACCCGGTTGGGGGGCCTGGGGGCCCTGGGCCTGATGGTCTTTCTCCTCGGGGCCGGGGGCCTGGCCATGGGGCTCTACCTTTGGAGCGTGCGGAAGCAGCCGCCGGCGCGGCCCCTGCCCGCCTGGGAGCTCTCCGACCGCGCGGCGATCCTGATCCTGCTGGTCTGGTTCCTGGCCTTCTTCGTGGCGGGCAACCTGGCGGCCCTCCTGCTCCTACCCTGGCCCAGCCTGCGCTGGGCCGCCGTGCCCCTGGGAACCCTCCTCCACGCCGGAGTCGGCGTACGCCTCCTCTGCGCGGCCGAGGGCCTCCGCTTCCGCGAGCTGTGGCAGCGCGTGGCGCCGGGCCCGGTCCTGAAGAACCTGGGCTGGGCCGCGGCCTTCCTGGCCCTGGCCGTGACCCTGGTGCTGGCGGTGACGCTTCTCTCGGCCCCGATCCTGAAGCCGGACCAGAACCCTCAGCGGGACCTGCAGGAGCTGCTGCGGGGGCTTTCGGGCTGGGGCCCCGCCCTGACCATGTTCGCCGTGGTGGCCGGGCTGGCGCCCCTCTTCGAGGAACTGCTCTTCCGGGGGTTCCTCCTGCCCGTGCTGGCCCGCCGGGGCCGCGTCGGCATGGCCCTGCTGGTCTCCGCCCTGGTCTTCGGCGCCATCCACCTCCAGCCCACGGGCCTGCCCACCCTCGCCACCCTGGGTCTCGTGCTGGGCCTCGCCTTGCGCCACACGGGCAGCCTCTGGCCGCCCATCCTCGTCCACGCTTGCTGGAACGGGGGGATCTTCCTGCTGATGCGCGCCCTGGCCTAG
- a CDS encoding serine/threonine-protein kinase: MADPRTIGRYQILRPIGQGGMGTVYLAEDPLLKRRVAIKVVRVTGAARHQAMLRFRREAEISAQLNHPNLVTVFDVGVEEDLGPFLTMEYVEGKSLGRHIKDKDLDLETSARVLIQAMRALRAAHRRAIVHRDVKPDNILLSEEGRAKLMDFGIARSMGHMSLDPEGPLEDTLLLGGGTEALAQTLALRLTASGDFLGSPAYAPPEVLKGSEGTPASDRYSFAATAFELLTGQLPHPGEGLTAIIIHILQEPVAIPPDMSPRMAGVFQRALSVDPEDRYTSLPEFMEELIDTLPGPVSLRARLFALLGHEEDSTSSVSTARFRIAELGMGDTGAHPIEASPRGTQPVKITLAEDPVETYLSSRRSRIQPQPDEVDWLGVLKWAALVFLLLQVFWWLAPALSRFQLKS, encoded by the coding sequence ATGGCGGATCCACGAACCATCGGGCGGTACCAGATTCTGCGACCCATCGGCCAGGGTGGCATGGGGACCGTCTACCTGGCCGAGGATCCCCTGCTGAAGCGCCGGGTGGCCATCAAGGTGGTCCGCGTCACCGGCGCGGCCCGGCACCAGGCCATGCTGCGCTTCCGCCGCGAGGCCGAGATCAGCGCCCAGCTGAACCACCCGAACCTGGTGACGGTGTTCGATGTGGGGGTGGAGGAGGACCTGGGGCCCTTCCTGACCATGGAGTATGTGGAAGGCAAGAGCCTCGGCCGGCACATCAAGGACAAGGACCTGGACCTGGAAACCAGCGCAAGGGTGCTGATCCAGGCCATGCGCGCCCTGCGGGCCGCCCATCGCCGGGCCATCGTCCACCGTGATGTGAAACCCGACAACATCCTGCTCAGCGAGGAGGGGCGCGCCAAGCTCATGGACTTCGGCATCGCCCGCAGCATGGGCCACATGAGCCTGGATCCCGAAGGGCCGCTGGAGGACACCCTCCTGCTGGGCGGGGGCACCGAGGCCCTGGCCCAGACGCTGGCCCTGCGCCTCACCGCCAGCGGGGACTTCCTGGGGTCTCCGGCCTACGCGCCGCCGGAAGTGCTCAAGGGCAGCGAAGGCACCCCGGCCTCGGACCGCTACAGCTTTGCCGCCACGGCCTTCGAGCTGCTCACGGGCCAGCTGCCCCATCCCGGCGAAGGCCTGACCGCCATCATCATCCACATCCTCCAGGAGCCCGTGGCCATTCCACCGGACATGTCCCCCCGCATGGCCGGCGTGTTCCAGCGCGCCCTGTCCGTGGATCCCGAGGATCGCTACACCTCGCTGCCCGAGTTCATGGAAGAGCTGATCGACACGCTGCCAGGCCCCGTCAGCCTGCGGGCGCGGCTCTTCGCCCTGCTGGGCCACGAGGAGGACAGCACCAGCAGCGTCTCCACGGCCCGCTTCCGCATCGCCGAGCTGGGCATGGGGGACACCGGCGCGCACCCCATCGAGGCCTCCCCCCGGGGGACCCAGCCCGTGAAGATCACCCTGGCGGAGGATCCCGTGGAGACCTACCTCTCCAGCCGGCGGTCGCGGATCCAACCCCAGCCCGACGAGGTGGATTGGCTCGGCGTCCTGAAATGGGCCGCGCTGGTCTTCCTGCTGCTCCAGGTCTTCTGGTGGCTGGCGCCGGCCCTGTCGAGGTTCCAGCTCAAGTCCTGA
- the efp gene encoding elongation factor P — MAALLEAIAIKRKMFFELEDTPFHCLDVEISTPTARGGQTLVRIKMRNLLTRAVFDKTFKAGDKFKEPDLALAPASYLYSDGDGSHFMDQETYETHTLGPDLLGDALDYLTEGLIVQIQKFNGNPIGLQMPTQVELAVTYTEPGARGDTASGNVTKPAKLETGIEIKVPLFIKEGEKVKVSTETGEFAGRA, encoded by the coding sequence ATGGCCGCCCTTCTCGAAGCCATTGCCATCAAGCGGAAGATGTTCTTTGAACTCGAGGACACGCCCTTCCACTGCCTCGATGTGGAAATCTCCACCCCCACGGCCCGGGGCGGCCAGACCCTCGTCCGCATCAAGATGCGGAACCTGCTCACCCGCGCCGTCTTCGACAAGACCTTCAAGGCCGGAGACAAGTTCAAGGAACCCGACCTCGCCCTGGCCCCCGCCAGCTACCTCTACAGCGACGGCGACGGCTCCCACTTCATGGACCAGGAGACCTACGAGACCCACACCCTGGGCCCCGACCTCCTGGGGGACGCCCTCGACTACCTCACCGAGGGCCTCATCGTGCAGATCCAGAAGTTCAACGGGAACCCCATCGGCCTCCAGATGCCCACCCAGGTGGAGCTGGCCGTCACCTACACGGAACCCGGCGCCCGCGGCGACACGGCCAGCGGCAATGTCACCAAGCCCGCCAAGCTGGAAACCGGCATCGAGATCAAGGTGCCCCTCTTCATCAAGGAGGGCGAGAAGGTGAAGGTGAGTACCGAGACCGGCGAGTTTGCAGGCAGGGCATGA